The following are encoded in a window of Lacinutrix sp. WUR7 genomic DNA:
- a CDS encoding Ig-like domain-containing protein: protein MKRLLSLFSFFLVQFLCAQVGNQMPVSSGPGSHSLDMTSSNGFNLDCVTTCTDLTASFTEYGSTDTYTVQGIDFNPRFNFSGLANQVFFDGGVYEDDQWSVPIDLPFDFCFFGDSYDQVQVGGNGVIRFDVNAGDTSNWWSFNETLPNNSNPTLSEPSIFGAAHDLDPRIGDPSLLEIGWEIKGEAPFRAFIYSYFNVPHYGIPGTPCNNLRTTQMMIFYETTNIIEVLILDKPSCADWNNGNAVIGIQNNAGTVAYTPPNRNTGDWATSLEAWQFVPSDGTPSDNYTFSWLDDTGAVISNNLTLSVCPTVTTTYTAQVEYTPDCGFPMSVVTRDVTVNVNIGAIITGDLSICEGETTQLAGSGIPSATTPWVSSDTAVATVDNTGLVTGVSPGTADITYSDNTGCVGTVTVTINPILSPSISCGTSTTSSTQFNWPGIPGATGYTISYQINGNPIVNIGNIGNILTYTATSTASDPIVAGDNVTITVSPLGGAGTCFEPSTFSCTANNCTAPTITGTLNACLGQTTQLTGSGTANATTPWVSSDTGVATIDASGLVTSVTSGTSDITYTDDNGCDVTVTVTINPILSPAISCGTSTTTSTQFNWNTIVGTTSYTVSYQINGNPVVNIGDIGNFLTYTATSTASNPIVAGDTVTITVTPVGGTGTCFEATTFTCTAMNCTTPTITGTLSACEGETTQLTGSGTANTTAPWVSSDTAIATVDNTGLVTGVSDGIVGITYTDDNGCVVTENITINATPTITGTLSACEGDTTQLTGDGTANVTTPWVSSDTAVATVDGTGLVTGVTSGTADITYTNDIGCDVTVTVTINATPTITGTLSACLGATTQLTGSGTANATTPWVSLDTGVATVDASGLVTSVTSGTSDITYTDDNGCDVTETVTINPILSPAISCGTSTTTSTQFNWNTIAGATSYTVSYQINGNPVVNIGDIGNFLTYTATSTASNPIVAGDTVTITVTPVGGTGTCFEATTFTCTAMNCTTPTITGTLSACEGDTTQLTGSGTANTTTPWVSSDIAIATVDNTGLVTGISDGTVGITYTDDNGCVVTENVTINATPTITGTLSACEGDTTQLTGDGTANATTPWVSSDTAVATVDGTGLVTGVTSGTADITYTNDAGCVVTETVTINATPTITGTLRACLGSTTQLTGSGTANATAPWISSDTGVATVDTSGLVTGVTSGTSDITYTDANGCTATVTVTIDPILSPSVSCGTSTTTSTQFNWNTIAGATSYTVSYQINGNPVVNIGDIGNVLTYTATSTASDPIVASDSVIVTVTPIGGAGTCFEATTFTCTAMNCTTPIVTGTFSACIGDTTQLTGNGTASATTPWASSDTAIATVDNTGLVTGISDGTVGITYTDDNGCVVTENVTINATPTITGTLSVCSGLTSQLAGSGTANATTPWISSDTAVATIDNAGLVTAVSIGTADITYTDANGCDVTVTVTINALPTITGTLSACEGDTTTLTGSGTASATTPWVSSDATIATVDNSGVVTGVSTGTADITYTDANGCDVTATVTINVTPTITGTLSACEGDVTQLTGSGIANATTPWISSDTAVATVDNTGLVTGVSNGTTDITYTSDNGCDVTVTVTINGIPTISGNVIVCEGTDTQLTGSGTAGATTPWVSSDTAIATVSNTGLVTGVSAGTADITYADANGCDITVTVTINATPTITGVLSVCTGDNTMLTGSGTANVTAPWVSSDTAIATVDNTGLVTGVSSGSADITYTDSNDCTVTVTVAVTVPTITGTLSACLGFTTQLTGSGTANATAPWISSDTAIATVDNTGLVTGVSAGTADITYTDANGCDITVTVTINATPTITGTLIACEGDTTSLTGSATASATNPWISSDTAIATVDNAGLVTGVSAGSADITYTDSNGCDVTVTVTINATPTITGTLSACEGDFTQLIGSGIANATTPWVSSNMAVATVDNTGLVTGVSNGTSNITYTSDNGCDVTVTVTINAIPTISGNLIICEGSDSQLAGSGTAGATTPWVSSDTAIATVSNTGLVTGVSAGTADITYADANGCDIMVTVTINATPTITGVLSVCIEDDTQLTGSGTASTTNPWVSSDTTIATIDNTGLVTGVNGGTVDITYTDSNGCSAVETFTVDPRPIVDLQDTFILCMDNDGNIVNDPTIETGLSTVDYSFAWTEAANPTTILGTDSYYEPILAGTYSVFITNNNTGCVTVVGDPNTISVVTNSIPPTGLDVVILSETFASENVLQASVDNIPGASYEFSIDNGPFESNGTNVYTFGNVSSGDHTITVRDADGCGDDDFTIFVLDYPLFFTPNNDGHNDTWQISGINPDAVIYIFDRYGKLLKQLSPTSLGWDGTFNGQPLPSSDYWFSLEYIDPNDLEDTSVKEFMAHFTLKR, encoded by the coding sequence ATGAAAAGATTACTATCTTTATTTAGCTTTTTTCTAGTTCAATTTCTATGCGCTCAAGTGGGAAATCAAATGCCTGTAAGTTCAGGTCCTGGTTCTCATTCTTTAGACATGACTTCTTCTAATGGTTTTAATTTAGATTGCGTAACTACGTGTACAGATCTTACGGCCAGTTTTACAGAGTATGGTAGTACTGATACGTATACCGTTCAAGGAATAGATTTTAATCCACGATTTAATTTTTCAGGATTAGCAAATCAAGTATTTTTTGATGGTGGTGTTTATGAAGATGATCAATGGAGTGTGCCAATAGATTTACCTTTTGATTTTTGTTTTTTTGGAGATAGTTATGATCAAGTACAAGTTGGAGGTAATGGTGTGATACGATTTGATGTAAATGCCGGTGATACTTCCAATTGGTGGTCCTTTAACGAAACCTTACCTAATAATTCGAATCCTACTTTAAGCGAACCTAGTATATTTGGAGCAGCCCATGATTTGGATCCAAGAATAGGGGATCCTAGTTTGCTAGAAATTGGATGGGAGATAAAAGGAGAAGCGCCGTTTAGAGCTTTTATATATAGCTATTTTAATGTACCTCATTATGGAATACCTGGAACTCCTTGTAATAATTTAAGAACCACGCAAATGATGATCTTTTATGAAACAACAAATATCATAGAGGTACTTATTTTAGACAAACCATCGTGTGCTGACTGGAATAATGGAAATGCCGTAATTGGAATTCAAAATAATGCAGGAACAGTAGCATATACGCCTCCTAATAGAAATACAGGCGATTGGGCTACAAGTCTAGAGGCTTGGCAATTTGTACCTTCTGATGGTACGCCATCCGATAATTATACCTTCTCTTGGTTAGATGATACAGGAGCTGTAATAAGTAATAATTTAACATTAAGTGTTTGCCCAACAGTAACTACAACCTATACCGCTCAAGTAGAATACACTCCAGATTGTGGTTTTCCAATGTCTGTGGTTACTAGAGATGTAACTGTTAATGTAAATATTGGAGCAATAATCACAGGAGATTTAAGTATTTGCGAAGGAGAAACTACACAATTAGCAGGAAGTGGAATACCAAGTGCAACAACACCATGGGTTTCTTCAGATACAGCAGTAGCTACCGTAGATAACACAGGATTGGTAACAGGAGTAAGTCCTGGAACAGCAGATATTACCTATTCAGATAATACAGGATGTGTTGGAACAGTAACAGTAACCATTAATCCTATACTATCTCCTTCTATAAGTTGTGGAACTTCTACTACCAGTTCTACACAGTTTAATTGGCCTGGAATACCAGGAGCTACAGGGTATACCATTTCTTATCAGATTAACGGAAATCCGATAGTAAATATTGGAAATATTGGTAATATTTTGACCTATACAGCAACATCCACAGCTTCAGATCCTATTGTAGCAGGTGATAATGTAACAATAACGGTATCCCCATTAGGAGGGGCAGGAACTTGTTTTGAACCTAGTACTTTTTCATGTACCGCTAATAATTGTACTGCCCCAACTATCACAGGAACTTTAAATGCTTGTTTAGGACAAACTACGCAATTAACAGGAAGTGGAACAGCAAACGCAACAACACCATGGGTTTCTTCAGATACTGGAGTAGCTACAATAGATGCTTCCGGTTTAGTAACATCAGTAACTAGTGGAACATCAGATATTACATATACGGATGATAATGGATGTGATGTAACTGTAACGGTAACCATCAATCCAATATTATCACCTGCCATAAGTTGTGGAACTTCTACTACCACTTCTACACAATTTAATTGGAATACCATAGTTGGAACGACATCGTATACGGTTTCGTATCAGATTAACGGAAACCCAGTAGTAAACATTGGTGACATTGGTAATTTTTTAACCTATACAGCAACATCCACAGCTTCTAACCCGATAGTAGCAGGTGACACAGTGACTATAACTGTTACACCAGTTGGAGGAACAGGAACCTGTTTTGAAGCAACAACTTTTACATGTACAGCTATGAATTGTACAACGCCAACAATCACAGGAACTTTAAGTGCTTGTGAAGGAGAAACTACCCAATTAACGGGAAGTGGAACGGCAAATACAACGGCGCCATGGGTTTCTTCAGATACCGCAATAGCTACAGTAGATAATACTGGATTGGTAACCGGAGTAAGTGATGGAATAGTAGGTATTACGTATACCGATGATAATGGTTGTGTAGTAACAGAAAACATTACTATAAATGCAACACCAACAATCACAGGAACTTTAAGTGCTTGTGAAGGAGATACCACACAATTAACAGGAGATGGAACAGCTAACGTAACAACGCCGTGGGTTTCTTCTGATACAGCTGTAGCTACCGTAGATGGAACAGGATTAGTAACGGGAGTAACTAGCGGAACAGCAGATATTACATATACTAATGATATTGGTTGTGATGTAACGGTAACAGTTACCATAAATGCAACGCCAACAATTACAGGAACTTTAAGTGCTTGTTTAGGAGCTACTACACAATTAACAGGAAGCGGAACAGCAAATGCAACTACACCATGGGTTTCTTTAGATACCGGAGTAGCTACAGTAGATGCTTCAGGTTTAGTAACATCAGTAACTAGTGGAACATCAGATATTACATATACCGATGATAACGGATGTGATGTAACCGAAACGGTAACCATCAACCCAATATTATCTCCAGCTATTAGTTGTGGAACTTCTACTACGACTTCTACACAATTTAATTGGAATACCATAGCTGGAGCTACATCGTATACGGTTTCGTATCAGATTAACGGAAATCCAGTAGTAAACATTGGTGACATTGGTAATTTTTTAACCTATACAGCAACATCTACAGCTTCTAACCCGATAGTAGCAGGTGACACAGTGACTATAACTGTTACACCAGTTGGAGGAACAGGAACCTGTTTTGAAGCAACAACTTTTACATGTACAGCTATGAATTGTACAACGCCAACAATCACAGGAACTTTAAGTGCTTGTGAAGGAGATACTACCCAATTAACGGGAAGTGGAACGGCAAATACAACGACGCCATGGGTTTCTTCAGATATCGCAATAGCTACAGTAGATAATACTGGATTGGTAACAGGAATAAGTGATGGAACAGTAGGTATTACGTATACCGATGATAATGGTTGTGTAGTAACGGAAAACGTTACCATAAATGCAACACCAACAATCACAGGAACTTTAAGTGCTTGTGAAGGAGATACCACACAATTAACAGGAGATGGAACAGCTAACGCAACAACGCCGTGGGTTTCTTCTGATACAGCAGTAGCTACCGTAGATGGAACAGGATTAGTAACGGGAGTAACTAGCGGAACAGCAGATATTACCTATACTAATGATGCTGGTTGTGTTGTAACAGAAACAGTTACTATAAATGCAACGCCAACAATTACAGGTACTTTAAGAGCTTGTTTAGGATCTACGACACAATTAACCGGAAGTGGAACAGCAAACGCAACAGCGCCTTGGATTTCTTCAGATACCGGAGTAGCTACAGTAGATACTTCAGGTTTAGTAACAGGAGTAACTAGTGGAACATCAGACATAACATATACCGATGCTAACGGTTGTACTGCAACGGTAACAGTTACCATCGACCCAATACTATCTCCTTCTGTAAGTTGTGGAACTTCGACTACCACTTCTACACAATTTAATTGGAATACCATAGCTGGAGCTACATCGTATACGGTTTCTTATCAGATTAACGGAAACCCAGTAGTAAACATTGGAGATATTGGTAATGTTTTAACGTATACAGCAACATCCACAGCCTCTGATCCTATAGTAGCAAGTGATTCTGTTATAGTAACAGTGACACCAATAGGAGGAGCAGGAACCTGTTTTGAAGCAACTACTTTTACGTGTACAGCTATGAATTGTACAACGCCAATTGTAACAGGAACATTTTCAGCATGTATAGGAGATACTACGCAATTAACAGGAAATGGAACAGCAAGTGCAACAACACCTTGGGCTTCTTCAGATACAGCAATAGCTACAGTAGATAATACTGGATTGGTAACAGGAATAAGTGATGGAACAGTAGGTATTACGTATACCGATGATAATGGTTGTGTAGTAACGGAAAACGTTACCATAAATGCAACACCAACAATCACAGGAACTTTAAGTGTTTGTTCCGGACTTACCTCACAATTAGCAGGAAGTGGAACAGCAAATGCAACTACGCCATGGATTTCATCAGATACGGCAGTAGCAACAATAGATAATGCCGGATTGGTAACAGCAGTTAGTATTGGAACAGCCGATATTACATATACAGACGCTAATGGATGTGATGTAACGGTAACAGTGACTATTAATGCCCTTCCAACAATTACAGGAACTTTAAGTGCCTGTGAAGGAGATACTACTACATTAACAGGAAGTGGAACAGCAAGTGCTACAACACCATGGGTTTCTTCAGATGCTACAATAGCAACAGTAGATAATTCTGGAGTTGTAACAGGAGTAAGTACAGGAACAGCAGATATTACCTATACCGATGCTAATGGTTGTGATGTGACGGCAACAGTAACGATTAATGTAACACCAACAATTACAGGAACGTTAAGTGCTTGTGAAGGAGATGTTACACAGTTAACAGGAAGTGGAATAGCAAATGCAACAACGCCTTGGATTTCTTCAGATACAGCAGTTGCTACAGTAGATAATACAGGGTTGGTGACAGGAGTAAGTAACGGAACAACCGATATTACATATACATCTGATAATGGTTGTGATGTAACGGTAACAGTAACTATTAATGGCATTCCAACTATTTCAGGAAACGTAATTGTTTGCGAAGGAACTGATACGCAATTAACAGGAAGTGGAACAGCAGGAGCAACAACTCCTTGGGTTTCCTCTGATACGGCAATAGCTACAGTTTCTAATACAGGATTAGTAACAGGAGTAAGTGCTGGAACTGCAGATATTACGTATGCCGACGCTAATGGTTGTGATATAACGGTAACAGTAACTATTAATGCTACACCAACAATTACCGGTGTATTATCGGTATGTACCGGAGATAATACTATGTTAACAGGAAGCGGAACGGCAAATGTAACTGCGCCATGGGTTTCTTCAGATACAGCAATAGCGACGGTAGATAATACCGGATTGGTAACAGGAGTAAGTAGTGGTTCAGCAGATATTACGTACACCGATAGTAACGATTGTACCGTAACAGTTACAGTAGCGGTTACAGTGCCAACAATCACAGGGACATTAAGCGCTTGTTTAGGATTTACTACACAATTAACCGGTAGTGGAACAGCAAATGCAACTGCGCCTTGGATTTCTTCAGATACCGCAATAGCTACAGTAGATAATACTGGATTGGTAACAGGAGTAAGTGCTGGAACAGCCGATATTACATATACCGATGCTAATGGTTGTGATATAACGGTAACCGTAACTATTAATGCAACACCAACAATCACAGGGACTTTAATTGCTTGTGAAGGAGATACTACTTCGTTAACAGGAAGTGCAACAGCAAGTGCAACAAATCCTTGGATTTCTTCAGATACAGCAATTGCTACTGTAGATAATGCAGGATTGGTAACAGGAGTAAGTGCTGGATCAGCCGATATTACGTATACAGATAGTAATGGTTGTGATGTAACAGTAACGGTTACTATTAATGCAACGCCAACAATAACAGGAACGTTAAGTGCTTGTGAAGGAGATTTTACACAGTTAATAGGAAGTGGAATAGCAAATGCTACAACCCCTTGGGTTTCTTCAAATATGGCAGTAGCTACTGTAGATAATACAGGGTTAGTAACAGGAGTGAGTAATGGAACATCAAATATTACATATACCTCAGATAATGGTTGTGATGTAACGGTAACAGTTACTATTAATGCCATTCCAACTATTTCAGGAAACTTAATTATTTGCGAAGGAAGTGATTCGCAGTTAGCAGGAAGCGGAACAGCAGGAGCAACAACACCTTGGGTTTCTTCTGATACGGCAATAGCTACAGTTTCTAATACAGGATTAGTAACAGGAGTAAGCGCAGGAACAGCCGATATTACGTATGCCGACGCTAATGGTTGTGATATAATGGTAACAGTAACTATTAATGCAACACCAACAATTACAGGTGTTTTATCGGTATGTATAGAAGATGATACGCAATTAACAGGAAGTGGAACAGCGAGTACTACAAATCCTTGGGTTTCTTCAGATACAACAATAGCTACAATAGATAATACAGGATTGGTAACAGGAGTAAATGGTGGTACAGTAGATATTACGTATACAGATAGTAATGGCTGTTCTGCAGTAGAAACATTTACCGTGGATCCTAGACCAATTGTAGATCTTCAAGATACATTTATTCTATGTATGGATAATGATGGTAATATTGTAAATGATCCAACAATAGAAACTGGTTTGTCTACAGTAGATTATTCCTTTGCATGGACAGAAGCTGCTAATCCTACTACTATTTTAGGTACAGATTCTTATTATGAACCTATACTTGCAGGAACGTATAGTGTGTTTATAACAAATAATAATACGGGTTGTGTAACTGTTGTTGGGGATCCTAATACCATATCTGTTGTAACAAATAGTATTCCGCCAACAGGATTAGACGTTGTAATTCTTTCGGAAACCTTTGCAAGTGAAAATGTGCTTCAAGCAAGTGTAGATAATATTCCTGGAGCATCTTATGAGTTTAGTATTGATAATGGACCTTTTGAAAGTAACGGAACAAATGTATATACGTTTGGTAATGTTTCTTCTGGAGACCATACGATAACTGTTAGAGATGCAGACGGTTGTGGAGATGATGATTTCACCATCTTTGTATTAGACTATCCTTTGTTTTTCACACCAAATAATGATGGACATAATGATACATGGCAAATTTCTGGTATTAATCCAGATGCCGTAATTTATATCTTTGATAGATATGGTAAGTTATTAAAACAACTAAGTCCTACTAGTCTTGGTTGGGATGGAACTTTTAATGGACAACCTTTACCATCAAGTGATTATTGGTTCTCTTTAGAATATATAGATCCTAATGATTTAGAAGATACAAGTGTAAAAGAATTTATGGCTCATTTTACTTTAAAAAGGTAA
- a CDS encoding OmpP1/FadL family transporter, which produces MKKGILLCLGFITISLTNAQDITDALRYAKDDVQGTARYRALSGAFGALGGDMSAITINPAGSSVFNDSHISISLSNQNNKTETQYFNGKEDTSDSNFDLNQIGAAFVFNNRNANSNWKKFTLGVTYNKIEDYNNDWFAHGTNNRNSIGNYFLENAQGQELFVFYPSNNELSQYFNINENLIANNDNLYNELSYQFLGEVENSQQQQNFLGYQSFILEPETTDNTNTVYTSNIADGEYRQEYTYAATGYNGKFTINASTQYGENLFLGVNINTHFINYEHTTYLFEQNNNAGSLINEVGFKNSLKTIGSGVSIQLGGILKVAKQLRIGLSYDTPTWYTIEDETRQSIKTLSYDGIALEGGGTFYNANINPRVINLFEQYNLKTPGKLTGSVAYVFGTRGLLSFDYSVKDYSNTKFKPSSDAYFSYQNSVINDNLTTAATYKIGGEYKIKQFSLRGGFRFEESPYKNEETVGDLTGYSLGLGYNFGKLKLDLTFDQWQRETNYQLYQVGLTDTANLDSKNANVTMSVSFNL; this is translated from the coding sequence ATGAAAAAAGGAATCTTATTATGCTTAGGCTTTATAACTATTTCACTAACTAATGCACAGGACATTACAGATGCTTTACGTTATGCTAAAGATGATGTACAAGGAACTGCAAGATACAGAGCCTTAAGTGGTGCTTTTGGAGCCCTTGGTGGAGATATGAGTGCTATAACCATTAATCCTGCAGGATCTTCTGTTTTTAACGATAGTCACATATCTATATCTCTCTCTAACCAAAACAACAAAACAGAAACGCAATATTTTAATGGTAAAGAGGATACTTCAGATTCTAATTTCGATTTAAATCAAATTGGAGCCGCTTTTGTTTTTAATAATAGAAATGCAAATTCGAATTGGAAAAAATTCACATTAGGAGTTACTTACAATAAAATTGAAGATTACAATAACGATTGGTTTGCACATGGAACAAACAATAGAAACTCTATTGGAAATTATTTTTTAGAAAATGCACAAGGCCAAGAGCTGTTTGTATTTTACCCTTCTAACAATGAATTATCCCAATACTTTAATATTAATGAAAACTTAATTGCTAACAATGATAATTTATACAACGAATTGAGTTACCAATTTCTAGGAGAAGTAGAAAACAGTCAACAGCAACAAAACTTTTTAGGTTATCAATCTTTTATTTTAGAACCGGAAACAACTGACAACACCAACACCGTTTACACATCTAATATAGCGGATGGAGAATACAGACAAGAGTATACTTACGCAGCAACAGGTTATAACGGAAAATTTACAATTAACGCTTCTACCCAATATGGCGAAAATCTATTTTTAGGAGTTAATATTAACACCCATTTTATAAACTACGAGCATACAACTTACTTATTTGAACAAAATAACAATGCAGGTTCTTTAATTAATGAAGTTGGTTTTAAAAATAGCTTAAAAACCATTGGTTCTGGAGTATCGATACAACTTGGTGGTATTTTAAAAGTAGCAAAACAACTAAGAATTGGTTTATCTTATGATACACCAACTTGGTATACCATTGAAGATGAAACAAGACAATCTATTAAAACATTAAGTTATGATGGAATTGCTTTAGAAGGTGGAGGCACTTTTTACAATGCAAATATAAATCCTAGAGTGATTAACTTATTCGAACAATACAATTTAAAAACGCCTGGAAAATTAACTGGAAGTGTGGCTTATGTTTTTGGAACTCGTGGTTTACTAAGTTTTGATTATTCTGTAAAAGATTATAGTAATACTAAATTTAAACCTAGCTCAGACGCTTATTTTTCTTATCAAAATAGCGTTATTAACGACAACCTAACTACGGCTGCTACTTATAAAATAGGTGGTGAATACAAAATAAAACAGTTTAGCTTAAGAGGTGGTTTTAGATTTGAAGAAAGTCCTTATAAAAACGAAGAAACCGTTGGTGACTTAACAGGGTATTCTTTAGGTCTAGGATATAATTTTGGAAAACTAAAATTAGATCTAACTTTCGATCAATGGCAAAGAGAAACAAACTATCAATTATATCAAGTTGGTTTAACAGATACTGCAAATTTAGATAGTAAAAATGCGAACGTAACCATGTCGGTTAGCTTTAACTTATAA
- a CDS encoding T9SS type B sorting domain-containing protein, with protein MNKIRKYLFSILLVFSFVFCFGQQNGSDVGCISADPICSSSELSFENTSSSLTAEAGPDYGCLSTQPYPAWFFLKIGESGDVELNIEQSSTLNGVPNLDVDFILYGPFVDVLDACDSGLTSLNIIDCSYSPSETEIANIDNAILGEYYLLLITNYSGQFGYITVNQSAGAGATDCSILEEIEACEGDLLALDAQTTDADSFLWYQDDVLNPGSLLLIAGENEEVYFATTSNTYVAEVFDISGNLIKTITYEVLFLEKPVISNAIDPYVICDNFEENDGVGEFELHLWDDEILNGLDANSFSVSYFSNEIDAHAMENPLPNFYVNDLPNETIVVRIDNTSSSATACYVIGTLDLEVIQKPQVSLEDYYICTFTNGTEEITNPIIETGLSAVDFSFEWTESSDPNTILSTNSFFAPTIAGIYNVLVTDNNTTCSTEIGDPGTISIITEGSPPVDFTAEVITNTFAGNHVIEANIVSDNDTVFEFSLDNGVFVNNGTNTFLFKDVLPGNHIITARDINGCGKATISVLVVGYPLLFTPNNDGYNDTWQIVGIGELLDAKISVFDRYGKLLKELSPGSKGWDGTFKGNPLPPNDYWFSIAYKVDNYVEGKSQKEFTAHFSLKR; from the coding sequence TTGAATAAAATAAGAAAATATCTTTTTAGCATTTTATTAGTTTTCTCTTTTGTTTTTTGTTTTGGTCAACAAAATGGAAGTGATGTAGGTTGTATATCCGCAGATCCTATTTGTAGTTCATCAGAGCTTTCTTTTGAAAACACTTCAAGTAGCTTAACGGCAGAAGCAGGGCCAGACTATGGTTGTTTAAGCACGCAACCTTATCCCGCCTGGTTTTTTCTTAAGATTGGAGAAAGTGGTGATGTCGAATTGAATATTGAACAAAGTAGTACCTTGAATGGTGTTCCAAATTTAGATGTAGATTTTATATTATACGGACCATTTGTAGATGTTTTAGATGCCTGTGATTCTGGTTTAACAAGTTTAAATATAATCGACTGTAGCTATTCTCCTAGTGAAACAGAAATAGCTAATATTGATAATGCCATATTAGGAGAATATTATTTGTTGTTAATAACGAATTATTCTGGTCAATTTGGATATATAACAGTAAATCAAAGCGCTGGTGCGGGAGCTACAGATTGTTCTATTCTTGAAGAAATAGAAGCTTGTGAAGGAGATTTATTAGCGTTAGATGCACAAACTACAGATGCCGATTCTTTTCTCTGGTATCAAGACGATGTTTTAAATCCAGGTTCTTTATTGCTTATTGCGGGTGAAAATGAAGAAGTATATTTTGCAACGACTTCTAATACTTATGTTGCCGAAGTTTTTGATATTTCAGGAAACCTTATAAAAACGATTACTTATGAAGTGTTGTTTTTAGAAAAACCAGTCATTTCAAATGCAATAGATCCTTATGTGATTTGTGATAATTTTGAAGAAAACGATGGTGTTGGTGAATTTGAATTGCATTTATGGGATGATGAAATACTAAATGGATTAGACGCAAACTCCTTTTCGGTTTCTTATTTTTCAAATGAAATAGACGCTCATGCTATGGAAAATCCATTACCTAATTTTTATGTAAACGATTTGCCAAATGAAACCATTGTAGTGCGAATAGATAATACAAGTTCTAGTGCAACGGCGTGTTATGTAATAGGAACTTTAGATTTAGAAGTAATACAGAAACCACAAGTTTCTTTAGAGGATTATTATATATGTACTTTTACTAATGGAACTGAAGAAATTACTAATCCAATAATAGAAACAGGATTATCTGCAGTAGATTTTAGTTTTGAATGGACAGAAAGTAGTGATCCAAATACCATTTTGAGTACCAATTCTTTTTTTGCTCCAACAATAGCAGGGATTTATAACGTATTAGTAACAGATAATAATACAACATGTTCTACAGAAATTGGTGATCCTGGTACTATTTCCATCATTACCGAAGGTTCTCCTCCTGTGGATTTTACAGCTGAAGTAATAACAAATACTTTTGCAGGTAACCATGTGATTGAAGCAAATATTGTAAGTGATAATGATACCGTTTTTGAATTTAGTTTAGATAATGGCGTTTTTGTCAACAATGGAACGAATACATTCTTGTTTAAAGATGTGCTTCCTGGAAATCATATCATAACCGCAAGAGATATTAATGGTTGCGGAAAAGCGACTATAAGTGTTCTTGTAGTTGGTTATCCGTTGTTATTTACTCCTAATAATGATGGTTATAATGATACCTGGCAAATTGTAGGAATTGGTGAATTATTAGATGCTAAAATTTCTGTTTTTGATAGATACGGAAAGTTGCTAAAAGAGCTAAGTCCTGGCAGTAAAGGTTGGGATGGAACCTTTAAAGGGAATCCATTACCACCCAATGATTATTGGTTCTCTATAGCTTACAAAGTGGATAATTATGTAGAAGGTAAAAGTCAAAAAGAATTTACAGCTCATTTCTCATTAAAAAGGTAA